The sequence agggAAATCTTGCCAGATGTCACAAATTATAGCGGCACCCGTTCAGATTTAGGGCGAGTTTCTGATCAACCTATCAGTCTCCAATTTTACAGAGGCCCTACTGTTTCTACTTCCACTGTTGCCCAAAAGTATCCTGATAAAACTCCTGGTTTTCAGATTTGTAACCATAGTTACCAGAATGATCACCACCTTGGAGCGGTTGCTGAGCAATGGGTTGGGAGCCCCAGTTCTGATTATTGGTCTGGCGCCGCTTGGAATCTGGCTGGTTGTACCCATCAGCTTTGCGCTTTCCTCCTACATTTCCACCGCGGCCACCCCTCGCACCACGTACCCCGCGGCCTCTTTGTTGTTGGGCACCTCCTCTCGCACCTCGAACGCCTCTTGCTGATCCAGGACCTCCTCTCTGTGAATAACCGGCTCTACCGCGGGGAGGAGCAGCCCCACGACCTCTGGATGGAGCAGCACCCCTTGCTCCTCTACCACCCCTTCCTCTAGCTCCAACTTGAAAATCTTCATAACCATAGTATGGATCTTCATATCCACCACGATAGTTATGGTAATCATAgccataataatcataataatctTCATATCCATAATAATCTGGAGGATATCCATAACCACCTCTACCTCCACGCCCTCGACCTCTTGTTGGAGGGGGCATATGAGGTGGACCATAATAGTAGTAATCGTCATACCTattaaaaaagagacagaaattagaGTTTAAATCAAATTACTGAGTTAACAAGCAGGCATTTAGCCATTTATAACAGTTTAAATCCAGAGTTTATTTCACATAATTCACATAATTTTAATACAGAATTATTTGCACTAGATTAAGTTTTAGTAGTAGTAATGATCAGAGGATCAGGATGACAATACAGACATCCCAAAATACCACAAATCTCTAGTTATGaaccttatttatttcttcatcatCTTCAAAATCTCCCAATAAACCTGTCACAGAATTTTTACAATTGATTTAGTTGTCAAATTTGCCACTTTAGGACTGGgagtggcagctcatgcctgtaatcccagctactcgggaggctgagtgaggcagaagaatcgcttgaacccgggaggcggaggctacagtaagccaaggtcatgccactgcactccagcccgggcgacagagcaagactctgactcaaaaaaaattctgtcaCTTTGAATTGCATTTCTGCTAAGATTCTATTCCAACATACTCAAAGAATATTTATTACAAAAGCAAAATGGCAAGTAGTTTTCCTATTGTagaaaagttttcctatttctacaATAATGCTATTCAAGTAAAATCTTAAAAGATCTGCTACTTTCCCAAAAATAAACACCGTAACTATAGCGCTGAACTTTAACCACCAACATGTGTAACTTTTGTCAACAAGAAAGCAATCACAAAAATCAGCATATGCTTACATACTATGTAAAAGGACTACCAAGTTACAATATTCCAACTCATGCTCCCTAATGCACAGTATAATTTTATACAATTCCTTAAAACTTAGTGATTATTCTGAGCCCCACAATAATCCCatgaaatatgtaaattaatcCTTCTTGAAGGAATCATTTACTCTTGCTTGTGTTTATTCAGtacatgttgttttattttattttatttatttatttatttcgagacagagtcttgctctgtcacccaggctggagtgcagtggtacaatctcagctcattgcaacctccacctcctaggttcaagtgattctcctgccacagtctcccgagtagctggactataggcatgtgccaccatacttggccaattttatttttagtagagcccaggtttcaccatgttggccaggctggtctcgaactcctgaccttgactgatccgcccacctcgatctcccaaagtggtgggattataggcgtgagtcaccacacctggccttattttatcCTGAATTAATAAAGGCCCCTGTTCCAACTGACTCACATAAATGTTATTCTGGTTCACAAGGTCCTTAGACCTTTTATGTGCTCTGCTGGCTTAATGTTTTAAGGAAATGATTGAAAGATCatccttttctgtttctaaatagTTCTCACCAGGGATAATTTTGCCACCACCTCTTTCCAGAGGGACATCTTAGAGTGTCATAActggggtgctactggcatctagcagGAAGAGGCCAAGGATGGTGCTACAagtcctacaatgcacaggacggCCCCAAGAccaagaattatccagcccaaaatgttaGTAGGACAGAGATGAGAAATCCTGGTACAGTGGTTAAGAGTTGAAAATTATGGGAGACTAGACTACCTTAATTCAAATCCAACTCCACTACTTACTATGTGAATGACCTCAAGCAAGTTgacttctgagcctcagtttcctcatttcaaaCTAAGGGAGACAGTACCTAACTCATTGGAATACAATGAGAATTACGTAGGAATATGTgcttaaacttaaaaaaaaaaaaaaaaagactgtagcAAGTTAAAGTACAAAAGTAACATGTAATCATCCCTTTTATGTGTACTCCTTTTCAAATATTAACAGACATCCTCCACCTTCTATTTAGCATCACCCTCTATCAAGTAACAAATTTAACTGCTCTAATCACATTATCTAATATAATCTCCTGTATTTACACTCTCCTGCTTTAATAAATTAACCATATATCATCTtctgaaagaaatataaagaagttaTTTTACACTGCCTTTAGTATATCCAGGAGTTTGCAATATGGAGCATTAAAACTAACTCTTTGTAGTCTTCCTTCTTTTACACTATCATCAAacctacaaaatatattttctttggtccCAGAACAAGCATGGGTCACTTGGATAATCACAGTACAAGAGCTATTACATAATTAAGTCTGATCCCATTTTAGaattgaagaaattgaggctcagagctTGCCAACTTGTCCAACTGCACAATTAACTGCAGAAACTAGAACTTGATCAATTCCCTGATTAAGAAGTAACAGAAATATGTAGAAGCATCCTCTCCTTTTGAATCCCAAACAGGGCAATCAACAGAAAATTAACCTTGAATAGTATTAACAGTGATTATTGTTCTCACATTCGACAACAATTACCCCTCTTCTAGGAAATCAATGACTAACTTTTTAGGAGCTAACTTCAATTCTTACCCAACTGTTTCCTTCAGTCTTAAGCAGATACCTATTTACAGATTCTCTAAAAAGGTCTCCCTAATTAGTATAACTCATTGCACATCTACTTGTTTTCTTATCACACTGTTATAATTTTAATACTCATTCCATTTTCAAAATCCATCCATGGCACATGAAATTTTGGGGGTGGCAACGGGCACTACTGGTGAAGAAACAGTCTATCATGAATAGAGATTTAGTATTTCCTACCTCTCAGAGAAAAAACCCTCTACCCTTTAACCAAACATATGAAGATGTTTGGACGGCTAATATTTAAGACATTTTCAAGAGAACATTCTATAAAATACGTAGAAAATATGCTAGATAggccgggcgtcgtggctcagtaatcccagcactttgggaggcagaggcgggcggatcacctgaggtcaggagttcaagaccagcctggtcaatatgacGAAACAtaaacctctactaaaaaaaaaatacaaaaattaccaggcatggtggcgcatgcctgtaacccagctattcaggaggctgaggcaggagaatcccatgaacccaggaggtggaggttgcagtgagctgaaagagcgccactgcactctagccttagtgacaaaacgagactccgtctcccaaaacaaaacaaaaaaatgctacACAGATTTTTCATTTTGCCAATTTACCAAAATTCCACTTATTTACAATTCTGATTATTTTCACAAATATAGTCAATAGTAAgagttcaataaatacttttttagaTCGTTGGTGTTTCCCTATGACTCAAAGCGTTCAAGTCTTCTTTAAAGGGATATTATGCATTTGTTTAACAAGTGTGATCAACACCTGTTATTTTCCAATTAGTGtatcaatattaaaatttatacaatttttaagtatacaaattTCACTCACATTTGATTTTTTGCTGCTTGCCtctgagcttttctttctttccttttctgatctGGTGGCTTGGCAAAAacaatttcaatattttctccctccaagtctttgccattcaTTTCTTCCATagccttaaaaaattaaatagtcaATATAAAAATAGGACTTCCAGACAATTATGATTCATTTAAAGCTAGAAAATCAATTATCATTAATGCGGGAAAGACAACAGAAAGCCCCCTGTAGACAGtcagataattttatataaagatgCAGATCTtcaactatttttcatttttacttagaAAACTGCCAAGCTCACTAAAACCAAACGGTTTTAGTTTGAGTGGATTCCATGGACTTCCAAGTTTCCTCCAATTTGTAAAACTATTTTGAGATTCTAAGATGACTAGAAGTTGTTAGTCTGATTTAGATGCCTATAATTCCACCATATTTACCTTGACAGCACCATCTCGTtcatcaaaatgaatgaatgcataatcTTTTAACTTCTTCACTCGTTCCAGTTTCCCAAACTGACTAAATGCCTTTTCTAAAATCTCTTCTGTTACAGTATTGGCAAGGTTGCGTACAAACAGCACTTTTACctagggggaagaaaaaaaaaccccgtATTATTTCCAAAGAGTTCAATTTCTAAGATGCCACCACCCTACCACCCTACCCTACAAAGTTAACTTAAATCACAATCCATTAGAAGAACgtcagaatacaaaaaaaaaaaaaaaaaagttttcaactccttgggtaaatatcaaggagcaGAACTGCTAGATCATGTTGAAAGACCTGAAATAGATGCTTTgcaaaaaaagatacacagatggcaaagaATCTCATGAAGATGCTCAATATAATCTGTCATTCGGGAGCTGCAAGTTGAAACTATTAGTATGGCCAAAATCCAACACACTATAAATGCAGGTAAGAATgtagagcaacagaaactctcattcactgctgatgggaatgcaaaatggtatagcccttttgaaagacagtttggcgatttcttacaaaactaaacacacactttcatatgacccagcaatcctgctCCTTATTTACCCAGAGTTGAAAACTTACATGCACACAAAAACTTACACAGGGATGTTTACAGtaagctttatttgtaattgccaaaaatttgccagatgcagtggctcctgcctgtaatcccagcagtttgggaggctgaggcgggtggatcacctgaggtcaggagctcgagaccagcctggccaacacagtgaaaccctgtctctacaaaaatacaaaaatttgttgggTGTGAAggcacgtgcctatagttccagctattcgggaggctgaagcataagaaatgctttaacccaggaagcagaggttgcagtaagctgagatcgtgccactgcactccagcctgggtgacagagagagactctgtctcaaaagagaaaaaaaaaatttttccaaaaattggAAGAAACCAAGATGTCCTTAAGTGGGAGAATGGACAATTGTGGCACGTACAGAAGGAATATTATAACTGATATAAAGAAGTAAGTAAAAAGCCACAAAATGACACAAAAgaactttaaatatgtattactaagagaaagaagacaaTGTGAAGGTTACATAATGTATGGTCCAACTATGTAACATTCTGAGAAGGCAAAACTAGGGAGACAGTGACTGACAGTGGTTGAATGGAGAGGGAAGACTAAGCACAGGACAGAGgaattttagggcagtgaaactattctgtataataCTATGATGGAAACACGGTTTACATTTCTCCAAACCCACAGAACATACATCTGGAGTGAGACCTCATGTACACTATAGACTTTGGGTGATCAATCTATGTccatcaattttaaaaaacatactatTCCAGTGCAGGATACTAGCAGTGAGGAAGGCTGTGCCTGTGTAGGGGGCAGAAGTCATATGGAAATTCTGTGCTTTCTGCTATAaacctaaaactaaaactaaaactgctctaatgaagtctatgaaaaagaaaatgtagactaCAGGCTACATcagtaataattattaattaatcattttgcaattaaaaaaagataatcttttccTAACAAAGTAAATACCATGCCCTCTTAAGAGAGCTATTGAATGTTTAGCACTTAACACAAGTGATCAAAACTAATTAGAACTTGCTTTTGAAATGTTAAAGGGGGAAGGAATGTTCAAAATAAGATAAACTGTTCTCTCAATCCTGAAAGCTTCCCAAAGTACAATTACAAAATTTAATCTTTTCACTAACATTATCACTTCCTCCTAAAATACTTGAATGCCATCTGAATGTGTTAATCTAAAGTGCTAACCCAGTGAGACTTCACAggccagaggaaaaaagaatcctaactattttcttttctctaagaacaCTTATCCTTCAATAATACTTATAGTTCCCTGGCAGTTCACATTACCCTCAATTTAACTGAACTAGTGGTATCTGACACCTAACCTCTAAGAAATAAAGGGAGAATTCTTAAAAGACAAAGGGTaactggggcatggtggctcatgcctgtaatcccagcattttgggaagcaggATTCCTTCAGGCTAAGAGTTCTTaagaccggcctgggcagcacagggagactaactgtctctacaaaaaatttttttaaaaattagccaggtatgttggtacacacctgtagttctagctactcggtaggctgaggtgagaagatctcttgagcctggggctacagtgagctatgatcatgcccctgAACTCTAGCCCTGGGCCAAAGAcctagaccctgtctcttacgaaaaaagaaaaaaagaggacaaaGGAGAGAAACAATAACTGCAAATTACTGCACTAATGTGTAATAAAGTGTTGACTCAAGGAATGTTTATTCTCATAGAATGTCTCCACTGACTGCTGAAACCAAGATACCTAATAATGGCTAAATGTAACTGCAAGCAGCTCTGCTGGGGCCAGtataatttactatttttagGAGTAAGACTTTTAACCCCAAAACCATGTAAACTAATGGTGCCATTCTCAAAAACTCAAATTGctcttaaaaaacacacaaaatggaAGTGAACTGTCTACAGCATGTAGGCTACTTCATTATAAGATTGTGATGGCTATACAATTATGGCTAAGTATCCACGAATcaatttctgttttcactttgtaGGCACATGGTACTTCCAGTGTGCACTGCCTAGTCCCTTAGTAAAGAACATTTCTCCCAACTCCaaaaatatggtttaaaaaaatgtgtacagggccaggcacagtagcctcacgcctgtaatcccagcactttgggaggctgaggtgggtggatcccaagctcaggagttccaggccagcctgaccaacatggtgaaaccccagctctactaaaaacaaaaattagccaggtgtggtgccgggcgcctgtaatcccagctacttgggaggcaggagaatcacttgaacccgggaggcggaggttgcagtgaaccaagatggcactatggcactccagcctgggaaacgagagagagactgtctcaaaaaataaaaaaatgtatacaattcATTTTATGTTTCCCCCAACCCCCCGGCCCTTCTCCCATTAATCCctcaaaaaagatttttaactTGACTATCATTACCTTTGCCATAACCTCAGGATCAGGATCTTCTATAGGATCAGCCCATTCAACAGTTCCAACATTCCCCCAGACCTTGACTTTACCACTCATTAACCTACGCCTTGCCTGGGCAGCTGTTTTGTGATCTTCATATTCAAGAAAGCAAAagcctctgttttttttcttgtcatccGGTTGGTGGTATAAAATGACGTCTGTAAGACCCTCTGCAAGTAAGCAACCATTCCAGGGAAATTAGACAAAATAACTAGCAAATATAACTGGATCAAAGGATTTATCTAATATACTActtaaatatcaaaatgaaaagTCATCTCTTTTCTTCACTAGACAGCTTTATAAAAGACTATCAAAAACTAGGTCCAGATTATTTTCCTAATCTGTTTCCGATTTTTTCAACACAGAAATCTCCAGAAaaacatttgttcttttaattagACCTAAGAACTGTTTTTGCTTTCACTAATTAAATCAGAGCAGCAGATAAAAAATCTTCATATAACTGTTGTAAGAAAACAGCAGTATAGATCAaacatggctattttttttattatgcaaacacttaaattctttttaatggcACTTTTCTGGTCTTAGATATCAATggctttatttcaaataaaatagaagttataAGTACTGCATAAAAATTTCCAGTGTCCTGAAGGTTGATAACAGGCTGATAATTTGTTAGACCCTGCTGGCAgaccaaaatattttctaataaaagcaACCTGTCATTTAAAAGTtgttataaaagacattttacagttcaaaaaaatttttatcatGTTGACAATATATAAACTCTGtttatgggccaggtgcggtggctcacgcctgtaatcgcaacactctggggggccgaggtgagcagatcactggaggtcaggagttcaagaccagcctggccaatatggtgaaaccccacctctacaaaaaatacaaaaatcagccaggtgtggtggtgcgcgcctgtaatcccagctactcaggaggctgaggcaggagaattttttgaacctgggaggtagaggcttcagggagccaagatcacaccaccacactccagcctgggcgacaaagcaagactgtctcaaaaaaacaactctgCTATGGCAATACTTATTATTCCTGTAATTTGAAGAAAATCAATCATTATTCACATAAGTCTACTAAGAACATCAACTAACACCTAGAGAAAGAACACACAAAGAAATACAATCTTCCAAAACATGGAAAGAACAATGATTTTGCAGAATGAATTCAAATCCTAGCTGTATTCTCTACTAACTTGTATAACATTTGGCGAGTTATTTCCAAAATCCCCGAATGCCTGTTTTTCTAATCTGAAAAATGGGGTTACCTACATTTTATAAAGTTGTAGTGAGGATTTGATGAGTCAATAATTGtatttagaacaatgcctgacagAAATATGCTATTATCTTCATTATTAAAAGCTGCACCTCATTCCAAATAAATCCAACTTACCTGTTACTTTGCTAAATTCTTCAAGAATCTGTTCCTTGGTTTTACTCTTAGGAATAGAGCCCACAAAAAGCCTATTGTTGGCAACCGAGATGCAGACACCAATGTGTTTTCCAGAACGAATTTCATGATTATTATactgaaaagataaaaagtgcatcatgttttaaattacttataatataCAACTAGAagagtttattataaaagatacacAAGAGCAAATCATCCTTTAAAAACTAGTTTACCTTAATTCCCATACAAAGGAATTATGAGAAACAGATTATATTAACAAGACCCATTGGACAAGTTTATGAACCAATTTAATGCAAATAAAAGGTTATTAAATCCTTTACTTGATTAATTAGAAATAAGATCTGCAGCAGCTTATTTAAATTCAAAAAGTGTCAGCTTCTCAAAAACTTAACTTTTACTTAAATTCATCCCGTCAACCAGTTACTCTCACACAAGGAAAACTGATCCCAAGATCAGCAAGATCTCTGCCTTTCTGTTAACCAGCACCTAAATCTATTTTtccatcttcccttcctcttATCAAAAGTTGCAATAAGAAATTTCGGGCTTCAAATATTTAAGTCTAAAAAgacagctttatttctgaatcCAACTGTACTTTTTCcccatttcattttcattatgcATATAACAAAGttatgaaggagaaagaaaagtagatTGGTCACAGCAAAAGGATATAGAAACAACTTTAAAATGACAGTAAAAAGTGAATTTAATTTTCAAGTAACCATATCCCAGATTACCATAAAGCAGAGGCAAAAAGCAATGTGTTAAAATGACAAATCAACCAATTAGTATTATTTACAAACCCAAGTTCAAAAGTATCCAAGTAATCTAGAAAAGTGGATTATACGGGTTAAAATTACCACCTCAAAATTTATGTTACTAATAATGGTGGCAGCAGCGGCAAAAATTATTGATTAATCCTACCACACCTAACCTCAAAATCTATTCTACATGTGGAGCTACACAAACTAAAGAACCAACATCAATTTCCATACAACTTTATAGAACCACCttatagcaaaagaaaccatTCTTCTATTATGCCCATTCTTGCTAGGTACAGCAGGCATAACAGAAGAAAACATGTAATTCAGAAAGTTGAGTCCTCCCTGTCCCTTTCTCCATCTTGTCAAAATTTAATAAGGTTCAAACACCATACCTCTAGTTCAGAAAAATGTAGTTTTCTACCCCACTATTCTGTACAGGCTATTCAAGTGTGTAGCCATCCTGATCCCAGGTTTATCTCCATTTCTCTACATTTATGTCAGAGGcacaaggttaaaaaaattagaaagatgacTCCTGttacttctcctttctctctcaaatacctttttatattaacttttaaacatgcggggtttttttgtgtgtgtgtttcccgagacagagtcttgctctgccacccagcctggagtgcagtggcactatcttggctcactgcaacctctgccttctgggttcaagcaattctcctccctctgtctcccgagtatagctgggattataggcacttgccaccacacccagctattttttgtatttttagtagagacaaggttttaccatgttggccaggctggtctctgaactcctgatcttgtgatccatccgcactggcctcccaaagtgctgggattacaggtgtgacccaccacgccaGGCCACATGCAGTTTTTATACTCCTATGGCTCTGAAGATATTGCCTTCCTTCCCTGAAACTTTTACCACACAAACTCCTCTCGATACTTGTAAATTGAGTTCAACCACCCAATACTTCAATCCATAAATCCTAAAAGGGTCAAAAAAATACTCCTCCATGTTAACACAGACCAACAGTTCTCAACAGAAGTGATTTTGCCCCCCAGAAGTCATTTGACATTCTTGATTGTCACAACTTGGAAAGATGCGGGGACTTGCTGctggtatctagtgggtagaCAGAAGGATGCTGATAAACATCTTACAACT comes from Theropithecus gelada isolate Dixy chromosome 4, Tgel_1.0, whole genome shotgun sequence and encodes:
- the SYNCRIP gene encoding heterogeneous nuclear ribonucleoprotein Q isoform X1; translated protein: MATEHVNGNGTEEPMDTTSAVIHSENFQTLLDAGLPQKVAEKLDEIYVAGLVAHSDLDERAIEALKEFNEDGALAVLQQFKDSDLSHVQNKSAFLCGVMKTYRQREKQGTKVADSSKGPDEAKIKALLERTGYTLDVTTGQRKYGGPPPDSVYSGQQPSVGTEIFVGKIPRDLFEDELVPLFEKAGPIWDLRLMMDPLTGLNRGYAFVTFCTKEAAQEAVKLYNNHEIRSGKHIGVCISVANNRLFVGSIPKSKTKEQILEEFSKVTEGLTDVILYHQPDDKKKNRGFCFLEYEDHKTAAQARRRLMSGKVKVWGNVGTVEWADPIEDPDPEVMAKVKVLFVRNLANTVTEEILEKAFSQFGKLERVKKLKDYAFIHFDERDGAVKAMEEMNGKDLEGENIEIVFAKPPDQKRKERKAQRQAAKNQMYDDYYYYGPPHMPPPTRGRGRGGRGGYGYPPDYYGYEDYYDYYGYDYHNYRGGYEDPYYGYEDFQVGARGRGGRGARGAAPSRGRGAAPPRGRAGYSQRGGPGSARGVRGARGGAQQQRGRGVRGARGGRGGNVGGKRKADGYNQPDSKRRQTNNQNWGSQPIAQQPLQGGDHSGNYGYKSENQEFYQDTFGQQWK
- the SYNCRIP gene encoding heterogeneous nuclear ribonucleoprotein Q isoform X5 codes for the protein MKTYRQREKQGTKVADSSKGPDEAKIKALLERTGYTLDVTTGQRKYGGPPPDSVYSGQQPSVGTEIFVGKIPRDLFEDELVPLFEKAGPIWDLRLMMDPLTGLNRGYAFVTFCTKEAAQEAVKLYNNHEIRSGKHIGVCISVANNRLFVGSIPKSKTKEQILEEFSKVTEGLTDVILYHQPDDKKKNRGFCFLEYEDHKTAAQARRRLMSGKVKVWGNVGTVEWADPIEDPDPEVMAKVKVLFVRNLANTVTEEILEKAFSQFGKLERVKKLKDYAFIHFDERDGAVKAMEEMNGKDLEGENIEIVFAKPPDQKRKERKAQRQAAKNQMYDDYYYYGPPHMPPPTRGRGRGGRGGYGYPPDYYGYEDYYDYYGYDYHNYRGGYEDPYYGYEDFQVGARGRGGRGARGAAPSRGRGAAPPRGRAGYSQRGGPGSARGVRGARGGAQQQRGRGVRGARGGRGGNVGGKRKADGYNQPDSKRRQTNNQNWGSQPIAQQPLQGGDHSGNYGYKSENQEFYQDTFGQQWK
- the SYNCRIP gene encoding heterogeneous nuclear ribonucleoprotein Q isoform X6 gives rise to the protein MKTYRQREKQGTKVADSSKGPDEAKIKALLERTGYTLDVTTGQRKYGGPPPDSVYSGQQPSVGTEIFVGKIPRDLFEDELVPLFEKAGPIWDLRLMMDPLTGLNRGYAFVTFCTKEAAQEAVKLYNNHEIRSGKHIGVCISVANNRLFVGSIPKSKTKEQILEEFSKVTEGLTDVILYHQPDDKKKNRGFCFLEYEDHKTAAQARRRLMSGKVKVWGNVGTVEWADPIEDPDPEVMAKVKVLFVRNLANTVTEEILEKAFSQFGKLERVKKLKDYAFIHFDERDGAVKAMEEMNGKDLEGENIEIVFAKPPDQKRKERKAQRQAAKNQMYDDYYYYGPPHMPPPTRGRGRGGRGGYGYPPDYYGYEDYYDYYGYDYHNYRGGYEDPYYGYEDFQVGARGRGGRGARGAAPSRGRGAAPPRGRAGYSQRGGPGSARGVRGARGGAQQQRGRGQGKGVEAGPDLLQ
- the SYNCRIP gene encoding heterogeneous nuclear ribonucleoprotein Q isoform X2 is translated as MATEHVNGNGTEEPMDTTSAVIHSENFQTLLDAGLPQKVAEKLDEIYVAGLVAHSDLDERAIEALKEFNEDGALAVLQQFKDSDLSHVQNKSAFLCGVMKTYRQREKQGTKVADSSKGPDEAKIKALLERTGYTLDVTTGQRKYGGPPPDSVYSGQQPSVGTEIFVGKIPRDLFEDELVPLFEKAGPIWDLRLMMDPLTGLNRGYAFVTFCTKEAAQEAVKLYNNHEIRSGKHIGVCISVANNRLFVGSIPKSKTKEQILEEFSKVTEGLTDVILYHQPDDKKKNRGFCFLEYEDHKTAAQARRRLMSGKVKVWGNVGTVEWADPIEDPDPEVMAKVKVLFVRNLANTVTEEILEKAFSQFGKLERVKKLKDYAFIHFDERDGAVKAMEEMNGKDLEGENIEIVFAKPPDQKRKERKAQRQAAKNQMYDDYYYYGPPHMPPPTRGRGRGGRGGYGYPPDYYGYEDYYDYYGYDYHNYRGGYEDPYYGYEDFQVGARGRGGRGARGAAPSRGRGAAPPRGRAGYSQRGGPGSARGVRGARGGAQQQRGRGQGKGVEAGPDLLQ
- the SYNCRIP gene encoding heterogeneous nuclear ribonucleoprotein Q isoform X7 — translated: MGDHLQIPFIQIFVGKIPRDLFEDELVPLFEKAGPIWDLRLMMDPLTGLNRGYAFVTFCTKEAAQEAVKLYNNHEIRSGKHIGVCISVANNRLFVGSIPKSKTKEQILEEFSKVTEGLTDVILYHQPDDKKKNRGFCFLEYEDHKTAAQARRRLMSGKVKVWGNVGTVEWADPIEDPDPEVMAKVKVLFVRNLANTVTEEILEKAFSQFGKLERVKKLKDYAFIHFDERDGAVKAMEEMNGKDLEGENIEIVFAKPPDQKRKERKAQRQAAKNQMYDDYYYYGPPHMPPPTRGRGRGGRGGYGYPPDYYGYEDYYDYYGYDYHNYRGGYEDPYYGYEDFQVGARGRGGRGARGAAPSRGRGAAPPRGRAGYSQRGGPGSARGVRGARGGAQQQRGRGQGKGVEAGPDLLQ
- the SYNCRIP gene encoding heterogeneous nuclear ribonucleoprotein Q isoform X3 is translated as MATEHVNGNGTEEPMDTTSAVIHSENFQTLLDAGLPQKVAEKLDEIYVAGLVAHSDLDERAIEALKEFNEDGALAVLQQFKDSDLSHVQNKSAFLCGVMKTYRQREKQGTKVADSSKGPDEAKIKALLERTGYTLDVTTGQRKYGGPPPDSVYSGQQPSVGTEIFVGKIPRDLFEDELVPLFEKAGPIWDLRLMMDPLTGLNRGYAFVTFCTKEAAQEAVKLYNNHEIRSGKHIGVCISVANNRLFVGSIPKSKTKEQILEEFSKVTEGLTDVILYHQPDDKKKNRGFCFLEYEDHKTAAQARRRLMSGKVKVWGNVGTVEWADPIEDPDPEVMAKVKVLFVRNLANTVTEEILEKAFSQFGKLERVKKLKDYAFIHFDERDGAVKAMEEMNGKDLEGENIEIVFAKPPDQKRKERKAQRQAAKNQMYDDYYYYGPPHMPPPTRGRGRGGRGGYGYPPDYYGYEDYYDYYGYDYHNYRGGYEDPYYGYEDFQVGARGRGGRGARGAAPSRGRGAAPPRGRAGYSQRGGPGSARGVRGARGGAQQQRGRGGKGVEAGPDLLQ
- the SYNCRIP gene encoding heterogeneous nuclear ribonucleoprotein Q isoform X4, coding for MATEHVNGNGTEEPMDTTSAVIHSENFQTLLDAGLPQKVAEKLDEIYVAGLVAHSDLDERAIEALKEFNEDGALAVLQQFKDSDLSHVQNKSAFLCGVMKTYRQREKQGTKVADSSKGPDEAKIKALLERTGYTLDVTTGQRKYGGPPPDSVYSGQQPSVGTEIFVGKIPRDLFEDELVPLFEKAGPIWDLRLMMDPLTGLNRGYAFVTFCTKEAAQEAVKLYNNHEIRSGKHIGVCISVANNRLFVGSIPKSKTKEQILEEFSKVTEGLTDVILYHQPDDKKKNRGFCFLEYEDHKTAAQVKVLFVRNLANTVTEEILEKAFSQFGKLERVKKLKDYAFIHFDERDGAVKAMEEMNGKDLEGENIEIVFAKPPDQKRKERKAQRQAAKNQMYDDYYYYGPPHMPPPTRGRGRGGRGGYGYPPDYYGYEDYYDYYGYDYHNYRGGYEDPYYGYEDFQVGARGRGGRGARGAAPSRGRGAAPPRGRAGYSQRGGPGSARGVRGARGGAQQQRGRGQGKGVEAGPDLLQ